From the Argentina anserina chromosome 3, drPotAnse1.1, whole genome shotgun sequence genome, the window ATCGAGGACAGTGGCGTGCTTTGGTGAATACATGGGATGACTCAAAAGATCAAGTACATCATTTCTCATGTTTCAACTATTAGTTTCTTTGTGTAAATGTATGTGGTGTATTATACAGCTGCATCTGATAAATATTCATTTTTATGTATGAGGTTGCAGAAGTAAATATAACAAATCGGCAACAATTGAGGTTACACCAGACAACCGGAACAAAAACCTTTGCTCAAGTCAGATATGAATGGGTAATAACTTTCTAACACTTGAAATTCAAATAGGCCAATATTACTGCtacatacataaatatattATGACCAAGTTTCTATAGAAATATAATGATGTGCTAACATTGAATGTCATATGATGGACAAACAAAACCTTCGAATTTTCAAAGTAAGACAAGTTCATTATATAAGAAGATTAAGATTTCATTTATATGGTAAAGAAAAATGTAGAAAGGTGGACGTCGGGTGATAATAGCCAATTATTTTATCATTAAATCTGCTATTATTTGTCATGAAGTATGTTTATGTTCTGTTTTGTGCAACTGTACCAAACTAAGACCATAATCTGGTTTTTAAGAATTAGAAAATCCTGGAAAAGTACTTGATAGGGTGACATTCTTCGACCTTGTACATTCATCACCAGAAAAAGATCTGATTAACCCTCGCCCTAGTAGTGAGGAAGCTAAAAACAAAAAGGTATGCTTCAAGTTTTGTTGATGATAACTCTTTACGTAATTCATTCATGTGTTTCTAATGAGATTTATAATTGTTTTAGGATAAATTTAAACATCTTGAAGATGAAACTCGAAGGGAAGGTCGCGAGGTCACTCATGAGGTTCAGGATGAACTATTTAATGATGTCATGGGCCCTGAGATGCGTAATAGAGTTCGAGGATACGGTTGTGGTGTCAAATGGATTGATGTTCCAGGTATTGTTACACAAAGACATGGGCTGAAACATCAGATTAGAGCCTTGCATGAGGCCCTAGAAGCAGAACGGGCTGCTAATGAACAAAGGGAAGCAGCTTCGGCCATTAAATTAAGACAATATGTTGAGAGGGAAGAGGGCATGCGAGCTGATCTTGGAGCGGTAAGCTCCAAATTGGATGCATTGCAAACACATGTCGGTGCTAATCAGTTGACTGAAATCTTGGCTGCAGCCGGGATAACATCAATGGACTCCTTGGATCTGAACCGTCTCCTCAATTTCATAAAGAAGCCGGTCAATCATGAAGCAAACTACCAGTCAGGTGATTAGATGTGAGGTAAATGTTAGAACTTCAAACCTTCTAACCTTTTGGATATATTAACAAGTTAGTGGCTTAAGTATATGTATGTAGCAGTTAAATAACTACTTTTGAATCCAACTTAGTTATGTAGGATTTTTTGACAAAAGCAAATATCATTTTATCCAATCAATGTGGCTTAGAATGAAATTTGCTTTTGTTGTATGGAACTTGTGATGGTAGCTAGCCTTGATGTTCTAGGTTTAAGATGTATGTAACTTGTAGTCTACTAGAACTCCTGACattgtttatatatgtatatgaatgAATCCAACTTAGTTGGAAACTTAAGAATGTTTTGGCTCTTTTTTCCCCAATTCTGCAGGTGCTTTCATATATTTCTTAGCAGTATTGCTTCAGTTCCAATTTGTGTGTATTTGACAACgtatttgtcattttgtaactaataatttaattatatgatgCTTTTAAGGGTAAATTTAATACATATCAAAATTATCAGGTAACAAAATTTATTACCATACAGGTAAAATCAGGATACTTTTTATTCAAAActagaatagtaaaaatatttcaattccaatgcattttttttcctgATTCGATACAAGTTGGGGACGGAtggagaaagaaaatgaatattCAATATGGGGACGGACCAAGCGTTTGTAATTAATTAACAATGCATTATTATagtatataaaaaatattggACCTATTCACAGTCAGAAGGTAAACACAGCGAGTGAGGACTTCATCTGGTTATGTAATTATGAAGGGACAAACAGCTTATTCCGTCCCCAAAATATACCCAAAACAAAATGGGGATGGTATAAATAGAGACGGACATAATTTTCCTCCCCAACTAATAATAGAGACTGAATCTGTCCCCTATAACGTCGGTAGAGACAGAATTATGTCCGTTCCCTCTGAACCAATAGTTAGTAGTGTCATCTCATTTCCTAATGTTTAAAAAATGGTCGTGCCACTTCCTTTTGTATTACTCAAAACTCTTAAGTATATGGGGGTGTTACCTTTGAGATTCCAATCCATATGCATGTGACCAAAGTTCAAATAGTTTTGCTTGGAATcttctttatttgttttagactGATATCATTGCAAGGGCTCAATCCATGTGAGCATTTGGTAGGGTTTCAAAGGAAAAAGGTTTACCAAAGGTAGAGGCACCAAAGGAAAAAGAATTGgggttgatttgttttttttccaagAATTAACTCTTCATTTGTCCTTGGAGATATCTTTCCCAagaagatattagaaaataatGCAAAGGGTGCTCCTTTCCTACTTCTACAACTGTTTCTATTTGCAAGATGTTCTGTTAACCATAACATTGCTATTAATTTATAACAAGGACTTAGTTAGCTTAGTTAGTTACTGAAATAGAAATGTCCAATAAATATGTTCGAGAACGTAatggaaagaaaaattgaaagtTCAACTTTCATATAGGTGTGCCGATCAATTCCTGTCTTAGCTTATCAAACTATTTTTCAAATTCTGATGATGAGCATCCTCAACAAGTAGGTTTTTTCAGTTATCTAATAGAAAACCATAGTTTCATACGTACAATTTTGATCGATGTTTACCTTGATTGATCTCCAATTTTGTGTCATTTGAGCACGAAATTGAATTTTAAGTTCTTATCTAATGCTCATAACTGATAATTTtctcataatttttttctttagagAAAGCATCTCTATTTTCTTCGGTCGAAATTATATACTAATTGTTAATGTAGGCAATTAGCAAAGTTATTACATTATATTTATCATCTTTTGGTCATGGAATCAAGCGTGCATTGTTCATGATGAAGGCTAGAGGGCGAAGAACAAGCTCCTTGGTCGGTCAATTAGTGTTAATTAAGCAGGAACATAATGAGGCTTTTTGTAGAGATTAAAGTCATTAAGATTAGCCACATGCATGCAAAAGGAGCAATATGACCTCAATCATATCATTTCTCTTTCGGATTGAGGAAAGAATTCAGTTCATTCCAATATCTGATTTTGGATTGGTAGGAAATTTCCAAGTATATCTATAACCTTGAATTATGAGTCTATAATCATGACAAAgtggaaaacaaaaaaaaaggagaaagaaaataagtGAAGAACGAATGGAGTCAATTAAATCACGAATGATAAAGTTGCCTCTTTTTTATGAAAACAAATTTCTCAAGTGTCAAGAGATGTCGGGGAAAAGTGTCCAAGGTGAATGAAGAAAGCTAGCAGCAAGAGAAAGACTCTCACTTTGCCACACTTCCGTCATTGTTGGTTTGCATATTAGAGCAATGAGACAAAGTTTAGAGACTAAACATGGGAAATTATTCTAAACTTTCTTCACAATACAGTTTAGTACAGAACCCAAATCTTGATGGATATTCCAATTCGATAACTTGCTTCAGGGGTCAAGAGAGAACTTGATGAGGAAGTTCACGGCTATGTTCCAAAGATCATATCACTGTGAGGTATGTGGTTGTGTATGTTCCTACGGTCGCATGTTTATGTAAAATTGGACAAAAGTTAACAAATTAGTGACGCTGGACCAAATGATTGTACGCGGTATTTTTCCTTAAATATCTATGTTAGTATGTTACGTGGACATGAGTGGACACATAATTCCAAcgtaatattttttttggtcgAAATAATTCCAACTTAGTATGATAGTGAACAATCATGGAACCGACAATTAAATTCGTAGCAGTTGGTATAAGTCCTCTCACAAACCCCACTCGTTGGAAATAGAGAGCTTCATGGAAGAAACTCTTCACAAAACAAGGAACTTCGGCCATACGGTTAACCTAAATGTACGGTAAAGCTTTTATAAATTAAGAGCTTTAGAATCggtaaaaattattaatttagcaagatattaatatatcaatcaattaataatttattaatttatcaagatataaagaatattttatttcacttttcttcgaaaaaaaatattttattttgtttatgcACTACATTGTTTAATTTACCATATAGATCTTATTcaatatattgtttttttgaTGTATTatattgttcaaaatattatattattttataatgattatattaataaaattctttaataaaatcctcataaatttaatatttattatataaattatgttactattgatttatatattcgatGTGGTCTatataaattctcaaatttctattatcttataaatttagtgaaTTATTAATTGGGCAAATTTAAAAAAGTATCATttctaattataaattataaaaatgtcacaACTTATTTCCCatttataaaaatgtcatctcaattaattaaaaatctgaaaatagtCAACAAACTTATAactaaattagaaaataattactttttaaatattttccggataattttaccattttttcttcattatcatcttatttttccttcttcttttaatTTCGGCTATAATTTTGAGTGTGGTTCGTATCGTTGGAAAGAATTCTCTcacctctttcatttgataccataCCCACTCTGAAACGACCATCGTACAAGGCGCAACAACCCTCGCAAAGGGTTACCGCGGTCAATGACGGTGCTTTAAGCAATTCCAGTGAATTTCGAGCTCAAGGTTCCCTAATTCTAATTATTATCTTCATTCTGAGTATACTCATACTAATctcctttgaatttgaatataattttacatatttagacatttcctctcggcatgtcacataTGTTGTCACATTACCTGTGACATATGTtgtcacattacctatcacatcacatgtcacactacctatcacacccgctgttacactacctatcacactaactactgctgtcacactacctttCACATAATACtagtcacactacatgtcacacctgctgtcacacccactgtcacactaacCTTCTACTATGATAGTAGCAGCAGTAAACTCGTTCAACCTATTTTCCGACGACGAAAATATGCAAACTAAGAATATCAAATGTGATGTCATAACCCCCGCAacattacctatcacactacctgttacaatctatcacactacatgtcacactaacCTTCTGTTGTGATAGGTGGTGTGATAGCTAATATGACAGACAATGTGATAACTATTGTGATAGCAGCAGCTGTAAACTCGTTCAACATCTTTTCCGGTGACACGTTCCTGAAGAACCGAAGAAACGAacagaaataaaaattaactTGGGCACCCAAAATCTATAAGCACCCATATCATACATCTCCTCCAATCTAGCTCTTTTTTTTCGGCGACTGCTGCATCAGAAACAACTCTTGTTCAGTGGACATAGCTCTTGTTCAACACCTTGGAAACTTCAACGCCAAGCGGGGTGATGAGGCGGTGGACGAAGGCGCTTGCCGATGACGACCTAAGCTTTGGATCTGCGTCGGCGGGAGCACATTTGACGGCGGTTCCATTTCAACTTGATCTGCATTGGCGCATTGCACACCAGGAGAAATCTACACTCCACCACCAGCAGCACCGATGCACGTCGCCAACCATTAGAGGTCGATACATCTAGGTTTTTGCTGTTGGAGATCGATGGAGGATCAAGAATCGTTCACCAGCCTCTTCAATTCGTTGACCATCCACACAGAATCTGACTGCCTCTCTTCACCGACGTTATTTCGGTCTTCTTCCGGTGACCGATTCATCTCACTCTACACTTTCCTCGTCGTCGTCACTGAGGCCTGCATTTTCGTtggtttctctttttttttttagggagaGATAGAAATTGCAGTGGCATCATGTAATTTTAATAAACTTCTTGGGCAACGGTTTAAGCGTTTTTtaaaatagatttttttttaatttccaaaacttaggtgatttttttttattatttcatgtgtcaaaatagattttttttttataagaagcccttATTAATTTGGCATGTTGGCCCCAAGTCGGGaccaataaaaattaatattttagtGAGGCTATTAATTAATCGGGTATTACTTTAACGAAGTTTTACTGTAGTTTTTGATTTGTTGCACTTTAACCTATTAAGTAGACCGTGACAACTCTCACTTTCATATTAATACGTCAAAAACCACAAAAACATCTCAGACGGGAGATGAGTACAAACTGGTGGCTGCTACTATGGGAAGTTATACCCCGGTTGCTGCTGATGTGCTTCTTAAGGAATTTGTGTAGCTCCAATTGAACCGAGCGTAATAATAAATTCGCACCAGCAATTTGTATTGAGAAATGATGGGTGTCAAGGATGAGACATTATATAAGAGTATAGGTTCACCTTGTTACTTCGTTATGAAATAAGATATGGTCATTTAATTTTTCGTCAAAATTAACATCAAAACAGTCGTGATacattgatttttctccgACTTGACGACTTATGATATAAATTCTATAAGATCGGTAGAACTTTGTTGATTTCATATGGCCAACAGTCTAAAGGGGTCCAGGCTCTTTCATTTAATCCGGAATGTGGATGGATAACGGATGGGGCTTAATTTTGGTAGTCTAACTATTACTAGTGTTCTGGGACATAGAAGAAATCTTTTTTCTAAACTAATCTGTCGCAGATGTCATTTGCATTTGGAATTTGATATGATCAAATTATCTGCGGATATAAGGTATCTGTGAGAATCCGGTCGTCTTCTTTATGGCTCTCCATTGCCAGCTCTCTTTCCTTTGTATTCGGGGACTGATATAAACACTTCGAACTATATCACAGTCAAATGGACCTGAGTCGCTGTTTTGTGCTTCTTTCTACTATTAGCAGGTCATATCCTTTCATAGAAGTTAAGATGCTAGTTGGTTTGTCTTCTCCTATGGCACCATTGTAGTGTTTATAATTGGTTCAAGACAAACACTCATGCTTCCGCTAATGGATTAATCCCCTTAATCATTATTTCCGACTGAACACTGATGAGTGTCGCAGTCTGGTTTAAGAATGGGTGGATTCTAAGAGCTTGGAATGAGTGATAGATCTTATTTTGGTCGATCTGGTTTAAAACCTTTCGTAATGCTGCTACGAACAGATCACAAAATATCCAGCATATAGACACACATCGAAGGAATCCAAGAGAATTTTGGACGTAATTTCATAAGCTTAAACTTTGAACATACTTCGACACATGAATATGAGCAAGAGCATTGACATTTTCCAACAATCAACTCACTAAGCTTCATTATGAAGGAACATTATGGAACTTAGTCCTGTGCAATTTCCAAGACAAATTAACTTCAAAAACAATTCATCCTGAAGTAATAGTATGACCCTgatgtgaatttcaaaatacCACTGGGTTTGCTGATATTAACACCAGAGGCATATACTTTGATGCAACTGTAATTGGACTATGAATAATTTCACCTCCTTACTCTAGAGGAACATATCCCACTTCACTAGTCTCTCCAAAAATGTTAATGGGCAGAAAGCATGGCCGTCTCTGAAGAATTATGACCCTATAATGGGTTTCTTTATGTAATATATCAAGAAATCATCCTTATAAGTTCAACCGACCCTAACTTCAACCCTTCTACCAAAACAATTTATTATAGATATTAAACATATAGACAAAtagaaggaagaaaaaaaggaatacTCTACTTGCTAATTTGGCATAGAGCTATTTTCGCCATAATCAGCCAGAGGTAGGTTAATTCCATCATTTACAAGAGCATGCACAACTGCATTGACTATAGTCCAAACCTTGGGGTGGATtctaaatatcatttttatcAACTTCAGCCTTGAACAAATAGGAAAGATCAatgaagaaaacataaaattgAAGCTCCAATCTGTGATTTGAAAGGAAACTTTTTCAAGATCAGTTGATGCAGCTAGCAATGGTGGAAACAGTTTTCCACGGATAAATTGATCAATTCAAGGATTTCAAAATCAGTATAAGCCTACCAAACAACATAAAATGATTCAATACTTGAACATCACCAAGGTAAAAcggattattttatttattaactTGGCCGCGAACTGGTTTCATCATTATCATCAAGAACAAGTTTAACTCCATTGTTTTTAAGAGCATTGACAATAGCCCATACCTTGGTACGGTTCTTGAAACCCTTCTTCTCAACTTCACTATTCACATTAACATGAATTCCTCGTCCTTGTCCCTGGTCAAGACCTTCCACCTTAAGTCGCATAGCGAGCACCTCTCCAACAACTGATGCTGCCTTTGCATTGCAAGAGCGCCCACACTCCAGTGAGTGCTTAACTGAATGTTCAATTGTAGATGCTGTTACAACAATTCGACCATTATTTCTGTCAACGACATTTGCTGTGatgtacttcaatgatatgaATAACCGCAGCACATACCGCTTCATAACACTCATTCTTGGACACTCCTGCATTTTTAACAAATCCCAATCAGCTATGAAACCAAGGGAGCCTTTCCAATGAGGACCATTGAGTGATAACAGTCCTCATTGGAAAAGattccataaaaccaaatatagtgaaagagaaatgaaaatgccAACAGTCTGAAATTTAATCTCCCCATGGTTAGTGGCAAGCTCTTACAAAACACTCTACAGGGTAAGTATCACAGGACC encodes:
- the LOC126788431 gene encoding uncharacterized protein LOC126788431, which produces MSVMKRYVLRLFISLKYITANVVDRNNGRIVVTASTIEHSVKHSLECGRSCNAKAASVVGEVLAMRLKVEGLDQGQGRGIHVNVNSEVEKKGFKNRTKVWAIVNALKNNGVKLVLDDNDETSSRPS